One Nostoc punctiforme PCC 73102 DNA window includes the following coding sequences:
- a CDS encoding cadmium resistance transporter has protein sequence MSKLGTVFSEGIIAFIATNIDDIIILLIFFSQIDVNFRRRHILLGQYLGFSAIIIASLPGFFGGLVIQREWIGLLGLLPIAIGIQQLIYRKEEPITVQTVSSDFTQSTPTNPVLSFILSVLHPQTYKVAAVTIANGGDNISIYIPLFAGHDLASLGIILGIFFIMVGVWCAIAYFLSRQPTIAYILSRYGKAAVPFVLIGLGLFIMYERGTFTLLPWVRS, from the coding sequence ATGAGTAAGCTAGGGACAGTCTTCAGTGAAGGGATTATTGCCTTCATAGCCACTAACATAGATGACATCATTATCTTGTTAATATTTTTTTCACAGATAGATGTTAATTTTCGGCGGCGGCATATCTTACTCGGTCAATATCTGGGTTTTTCAGCCATTATCATCGCTAGTTTACCAGGATTTTTTGGGGGATTGGTCATACAGCGAGAATGGATAGGATTGTTAGGACTGCTACCAATAGCAATTGGTATTCAACAATTAATATATAGAAAAGAAGAACCTATAACAGTTCAGACAGTCAGTAGTGATTTTACTCAATCTACACCTACTAACCCGGTATTGTCTTTTATTTTGAGTGTTTTGCACCCCCAAACCTATAAAGTGGCAGCAGTAACGATCGCTAATGGTGGTGACAATATTAGTATATATATCCCTTTATTTGCTGGTCATGACCTTGCCAGTTTGGGAATAATTTTAGGTATATTTTTTATCATGGTAGGGGTTTGGTGTGCGATCGCTTATTTTTTAAGTCGTCAACCTACCATTGCTTATATTTTAAGTCGCTACGGTAAAGCTGCTGTACCTTTTGTTTTAATCGGCTTAGGTCTGTTCATTATGTATGAGCGAGGTACATTCACTCTCCTGCCTTGGGTGAGAAGTTAA
- a CDS encoding transposase — MMLNIEGALKQDRLLRALTGLNRKAFDALLPTFTTMYLDTQQAKPRQRGLGGGRKARLLTAQDKLFFILFYFKCYPTFDVAGLLFDMHRSQAHEWMHRLQPILEAALGQKMALPERHLESIEAFLSRFPGVQRVMIDGTERPIARPQEREQQQQNYSGKKKRHTRKHLAAVDETKRVLILSKAREGKLHDKRFHDEDDIAGSVPDEIPIEVDSGFQGLQKQYDNLHLPHKKPKGGKLSDLQKTENRQLSQSRVVCENAFAGVKRYNAASVIYRNRIENFDDHLMLTAAGLWNFYLMAA, encoded by the coding sequence ATGATGCTGAATATTGAAGGTGCGCTGAAGCAAGACCGACTGTTGAGGGCATTAACTGGGTTGAACCGGAAAGCATTTGATGCCCTTTTGCCCACGTTTACCACGATGTACCTAGATACTCAACAGGCCAAGCCTCGTCAACGTGGCCTGGGTGGAGGACGCAAAGCCCGCTTACTTACAGCCCAAGACAAATTGTTTTTCATCCTTTTCTATTTCAAATGTTATCCGACCTTTGATGTGGCGGGACTGCTCTTTGATATGCATCGCTCCCAGGCACATGAGTGGATGCATCGATTGCAGCCAATATTAGAAGCGGCTTTGGGACAGAAGATGGCGCTGCCGGAACGCCATCTCGAAAGCATTGAAGCATTTTTGTCACGCTTTCCAGGAGTGCAACGAGTGATGATTGATGGGACAGAACGCCCAATTGCGCGACCTCAAGAAAGAGAACAACAACAACAGAATTACTCCGGTAAAAAGAAACGTCATACGCGTAAACACTTGGCGGCAGTTGATGAAACCAAACGGGTCTTGATCTTAAGCAAAGCACGAGAAGGCAAACTGCATGACAAACGTTTTCATGACGAAGATGACATTGCAGGTAGTGTGCCTGATGAAATTCCGATTGAAGTAGACTCGGGCTTTCAGGGATTACAGAAGCAGTATGACAATCTCCATCTTCCTCACAAAAAGCCCAAAGGGGGCAAGTTAAGTGACCTTCAAAAAACGGAGAATCGTCAATTGAGTCAATCCCGTGTAGTTTGCGAAAATGCCTTTGCTGGTGTGAAGCGCTACAACGCCGCCAGTGTCATTTATCGTAATCGGATTGAAAACTTTGATGACCATTTGATGCTGACCGCAGCAGGATTATGGAACTTCTACTTGATGGCTGCTTAA
- a CDS encoding sulfite exporter TauE/SafE family protein gives MHYLLLPFLSFFVGIIVGLTGIGGASLITPMLIFVFQVPPSIAVSSDVVAATLMKIVGSVKHWEQKTLDTEVVKWLAFGSVPGSLFGVGILHFLKRTGEYNLDSILLRLLGMMILLVTALALVQLLLLTFLPKFNLPELPKLDLETNFGRFLTITLGAILGCLVGLTSVSSGSMFALVLIAFFRLDARKLVGTDISHAAILLLFTALGHLSLGTVDWSLVLPIWLGSVPGVLLGAKVCQIAPQRPLRFIIYAILMMVSWKLVHQV, from the coding sequence ATGCACTATTTATTACTACCATTCTTAAGCTTCTTTGTTGGAATCATAGTTGGTTTGACGGGGATTGGCGGAGCCTCTCTCATTACTCCAATGTTGATTTTTGTTTTTCAAGTTCCGCCTTCCATCGCAGTGAGTTCTGATGTTGTAGCTGCCACATTGATGAAGATTGTTGGTAGCGTCAAGCATTGGGAACAGAAAACTCTGGATACAGAAGTTGTCAAATGGCTGGCATTCGGAAGTGTTCCAGGCTCACTATTTGGGGTGGGAATTTTGCACTTTCTTAAACGTACAGGTGAGTATAACCTGGATAGCATCTTGCTCCGTTTGCTTGGTATGATGATTTTGCTAGTCACAGCTTTAGCACTAGTGCAATTGTTGTTATTGACTTTTTTACCCAAATTCAATTTACCCGAACTACCAAAGTTAGACTTAGAAACTAACTTTGGCCGCTTCCTAACAATCACTCTGGGGGCCATTTTAGGCTGTTTAGTTGGTCTAACTAGCGTCTCATCAGGTTCAATGTTTGCTCTAGTGCTGATTGCGTTTTTCCGCCTTGATGCACGGAAGTTAGTGGGTACAGATATTTCGCACGCAGCAATTTTACTGCTATTTACAGCTCTCGGCCATCTCAGCCTGGGAACAGTTGATTGGAGTTTGGTACTGCCTATATGGTTAGGCTCTGTGCCAGGAGTATTATTAGGTGCTAAAGTCTGTCAAATAGCTCCGCAACGCCCACTACGGTTTATTATTTATGCCATCTTGATGATGGTAAGTTGGAAATTAGTTCATCAGGTTTGA
- a CDS encoding TetR/AcrR family transcriptional regulator, with protein sequence MSKGEETKSRILHQAAELFNQQGYAGSSMSDIMRVTGLQKGGIYNHFQSKDDLALQAFDFAIARIKQHTRFALRSKRHAVERLQAIIGIFSSFAENPPIKGGCPLLNTAVESDDAHPALREHAQQAMNSWLHLIRRIIETGIAKGEIRSEVSADEIATIIIATLEGAIMMSKLYGDSIHMYRVINHLNQYLENHL encoded by the coding sequence ATGTCCAAAGGCGAAGAAACAAAAAGTAGAATTCTCCACCAAGCAGCCGAACTGTTTAACCAACAAGGGTATGCAGGCTCATCAATGTCAGACATTATGCGTGTTACTGGATTGCAAAAAGGAGGAATTTACAATCACTTTCAAAGCAAAGACGATCTCGCATTACAGGCTTTTGATTTTGCGATCGCTCGCATTAAACAGCATACTAGATTTGCATTGCGAAGCAAACGCCATGCAGTAGAACGCCTGCAAGCAATCATTGGGATATTTAGTAGCTTCGCAGAAAATCCACCTATCAAAGGAGGGTGTCCACTGCTGAATACTGCTGTGGAAAGCGATGATGCTCATCCGGCGTTGCGGGAACACGCTCAACAGGCGATGAACTCTTGGCTGCATCTAATTCGTCGAATTATTGAAACGGGAATTGCCAAGGGTGAAATTCGCTCTGAAGTAAGTGCTGATGAAATTGCCACCATCATAATTGCAACGCTGGAAGGAGCCATAATGATGAGTAAGCTTTATGGAGATTCAATTCACATGTACAGGGTAATTAATCACCTGAATCAATACTTGGAAAATCACCTTTAA
- a CDS encoding tautomerase family protein, with the protein MVQIKVYSLADKLNLIKAELSNVIHTSLIEVLQLTPEKRFHRFFPLDKSDFYYPSDRTNNYLVIEISMFEGRSVETKKELIRLLIKNINEKFNIPICDIEITIFETPKSNWGIRGLPGDELTLNYKVEV; encoded by the coding sequence ATGGTACAAATCAAAGTATATTCTTTAGCAGACAAATTAAATCTTATTAAAGCGGAGCTATCAAATGTAATCCATACCTCCCTTATAGAGGTTTTACAGCTTACCCCTGAAAAAAGATTTCACCGTTTTTTCCCACTGGATAAATCAGATTTTTATTATCCATCTGATAGAACAAACAACTATCTAGTTATCGAAATTAGTATGTTTGAGGGGCGCTCAGTGGAAACAAAAAAAGAGTTGATTCGCCTGCTAATTAAAAATATCAATGAAAAATTCAATATTCCTATATGCGATATTGAAATCACAATTTTTGAAACGCCCAAATCTAACTGGGGTATTAGAGGTTTACCTGGCGACGAGTTAACCTTAAACTACAAAGTAGAAGTTTGA
- a CDS encoding acyl-CoA thioesterase: protein MLVNNSLHRPLEVVLEIPVRTYDIDFIGIVSNIVYIRWLEDLRLKFLDEHWHLNQQIAQGYAPVLAGTEIEYKRPIKIIDQVIGRLWLSNLGRLKWTVQAEIFSNNELAAVASQKGAFVSLQNSRPIPIPEELKNKYLEHQKGNLKD from the coding sequence ATGCTAGTAAATAACAGTTTGCACAGACCACTAGAAGTAGTATTAGAAATTCCTGTAAGAACATACGACATTGACTTTATAGGAATCGTAAGCAATATTGTATATATCAGATGGTTAGAAGATTTACGTTTAAAGTTTTTAGATGAACATTGGCACCTCAATCAACAAATTGCTCAAGGATATGCACCTGTTCTAGCTGGAACTGAAATTGAATATAAACGTCCGATAAAAATTATTGACCAAGTAATAGGACGTTTATGGCTAAGTAATTTAGGACGATTGAAGTGGACTGTACAGGCTGAAATTTTCTCTAATAATGAGTTAGCAGCAGTAGCTAGTCAAAAGGGTGCTTTTGTCAGTTTACAAAATAGTCGTCCTATTCCTATTCCAGAGGAATTAAAGAATAAATATTTAGAGCATCAAAAAGGGAATCTGAAAGACTAA
- a CDS encoding GUN4 domain-containing protein: MDNFPCTDLRTIDQLWLKYSNGQWALWV, translated from the coding sequence ATTGATAACTTTCCTTGCACTGACTTACGAACCATTGACCAACTGTGGCTAAAATACAGCAATGGGCAATGGGCACTTTGGGTTTAG
- a CDS encoding GUN4 domain-containing protein: MGNGHFGFSVQKRIWESVGKDYEKFGDRVGWQKGIFFNKDWLYYSDLTFRINSPRGHLPCAPVDAVWMVSKLSISAGSRSIGLGLAFFSRIETCKR; the protein is encoded by the coding sequence ATGGGCAATGGGCACTTTGGGTTTAGTGTGCAAAAGCGAATTTGGGAAAGCGTTGGAAAAGACTACGAAAAGTTTGGCGATCGCGTCGGATGGCAAAAAGGAATATTTTTTAATAAAGACTGGCTATATTACTCAGACCTTACTTTCAGAATAAATTCTCCAAGGGGACATTTGCCATGCGCGCCCGTGGACGCTGTTTGGATGGTCAGTAAGTTATCGATCTCTGCGGGCTCAAGAAGCATAGGGTTGGGTTTGGCCTTCTTCTCTCGCATTGAGACTTGTAAACGTTAA
- the hisS gene encoding histidine--tRNA ligase: MAKGDKINFSTPSGFPEFLPSEKRLELYLLDIIRRVFESYGFTPIETPAVERLEVLQAKGNQGDNIIYGIDPILPPNRQAEKDKSGETGKDKSGETGSEARALKFDQTVPLAAYIARHLNELIFPFARYQTDMVFRGERAKDGRFRQFRQCDIDVVARRELSLLYDAQMPAIITEIFEAINIGDFLIRINNRKVLTGFFKSVGITEDKIKSCINIVDNLEKIGESKVKQELEKEGVSGEQTQKIIDFIKIDGSVDEVLDKLKHLTLNLPETEQLSLGISELETVIAGVRNLGVTENRFCIDLSIARGLDYYTGTVYETTLLGHEALGSICSGGRYEELVGVFLGEKMPGVGISIGLTRLISRLLKAGILSTLAATPAQVMVVNMQEDLMPTYLKVSQHLRQAGINVITNFDKRPLGKQFQLADKQGIQFCVIIGSEEAAAQKSSLKDLKSGEQVEVLLVNLAEEVKRRLS, encoded by the coding sequence ATGGCAAAAGGTGACAAAATAAACTTTTCTACTCCTAGTGGTTTCCCAGAATTTCTGCCTAGTGAAAAGCGTCTAGAATTATATTTGCTAGATATTATCCGTAGAGTTTTTGAAAGCTATGGATTTACGCCCATTGAAACACCTGCTGTAGAGCGTTTAGAAGTGCTACAAGCTAAAGGGAATCAAGGCGACAATATCATCTATGGCATTGACCCCATCTTGCCACCAAATCGACAAGCCGAGAAAGATAAATCAGGCGAAACTGGTAAAGATAAATCGGGTGAAACTGGTTCAGAAGCAAGAGCTTTAAAATTTGATCAAACAGTTCCTTTAGCAGCATATATTGCCCGTCACCTAAATGAGTTAATCTTTCCCTTTGCCCGCTATCAAACTGATATGGTTTTTCGGGGAGAACGCGCGAAAGATGGGCGTTTTCGTCAGTTCCGCCAGTGTGATATTGATGTAGTTGCTCGTCGTGAACTCAGCTTGCTCTATGATGCTCAGATGCCTGCAATTATTACTGAAATATTTGAAGCAATTAATATCGGTGATTTTCTGATTCGCATCAATAATCGTAAAGTTCTTACAGGTTTCTTTAAGTCAGTAGGAATTACCGAAGACAAAATTAAATCGTGCATTAATATTGTTGATAATTTAGAAAAAATTGGTGAAAGTAAAGTAAAACAAGAATTAGAAAAAGAGGGAGTTTCAGGAGAACAGACTCAAAAAATTATTGATTTTATTAAAATTGATGGTTCTGTTGATGAAGTATTAGATAAGCTTAAGCATCTCACCCTAAATCTGCCAGAAACTGAGCAATTAAGCCTTGGAATTAGCGAATTAGAAACAGTAATTGCAGGCGTGCGTAATCTTGGAGTTACCGAAAATCGTTTCTGTATTGATTTATCTATTGCCCGTGGTCTTGATTACTATACTGGTACAGTTTACGAAACAACCTTATTAGGGCATGAAGCTTTAGGTAGTATCTGTTCTGGCGGCAGATATGAAGAATTAGTTGGGGTGTTTTTGGGTGAAAAAATGCCTGGTGTCGGTATTTCTATCGGTTTAACTCGCTTAATTAGTCGATTGTTAAAAGCTGGTATTCTTAGTACCTTAGCTGCTACACCAGCCCAGGTGATGGTAGTGAATATGCAAGAAGATTTAATGCCAACTTATTTAAAAGTTTCACAACATCTGCGTCAAGCTGGAATTAATGTTATCACTAATTTTGATAAGCGTCCCTTGGGTAAACAATTTCAGCTAGCCGATAAACAAGGAATTCAATTTTGTGTAATTATTGGTTCTGAGGAAGCAGCAGCGCAAAAGTCCTCGCTCAAAGATTTGAAATCAGGTGAGCAAGTAGAAGTGCTACTGGTCAATTTAGCTGAGGAAGTTAAAAGAAGACTTAGCTAA
- a CDS encoding DUF3598 family protein, translated as MSNIREEMPVLVRHEGDWVGTYTLIDTTGKILDSYESHLTCQFPENGSHPYYQINRYKWSDGKQEEYEFPGSYKDNKLWFDTERIQGKAWEADDSIVILWFSYKTNPEMSLYEMIYISPDNNNRARTWHWFKNNHIFQRTLIQEERVR; from the coding sequence ATGTCTAATATTCGAGAAGAAATGCCCGTACTTGTTCGTCATGAGGGAGATTGGGTAGGAACTTATACATTAATTGATACAACAGGAAAAATCCTCGACAGTTATGAGTCTCACTTAACTTGTCAATTTCCAGAAAATGGTTCTCATCCCTACTACCAAATTAATCGCTACAAATGGTCTGACGGCAAACAAGAAGAGTATGAATTTCCAGGAAGCTATAAAGATAATAAGCTCTGGTTTGACACCGAACGTATTCAAGGTAAAGCTTGGGAAGCCGATGATTCAATTGTGATTTTGTGGTTTAGTTATAAAACAAACCCAGAAATGAGCTTATATGAAATGATCTACATTAGTCCTGACAATAACAATCGTGCCCGCACTTGGCATTGGTTTAAGAATAATCACATATTTCAACGCACCCTAATTCAAGAAGAACGGGTAAGATAA